Within Thermus sediminis, the genomic segment GTGATCCGGATCACCCTGGCCAAGGAGATCGTGCGGTCCCTCCAGAACCGGTACACCAAGCCCATAGACATCGAGTTCATGGCGAGCCTCAAGCGGCCCCTGAGCCGGGCCCTTTACCGGCTCCTGGACGCCCAGCGCCTGTCGCCTGAACACCAGGAGCCCCTGGACCGCCTCGAGGTGAGGCTCATGGAGTGGGCGGCGGCCTGCAAGATCGTCCACAAGCGCCCCGACAAGGTGCGCCGCACCCTGGAGCCCGCCCACCGGGAACTCCTGGAAAGGCGGTACCTGCGATCCGTGGAGTACGTGGGTCGCGGCCAGCACCAGGCCATCGTCTACGTCTTCGGCGAGGAGGCCGGGGGGATCCCCGACGCCGAGGCGGTGAACCTCCTGGTGGCGGAGGGCCTCTCCTTTACCTCCGCCTACTCCCTGGCCCGGCGGTACCCCCTGGCCCACATCCGGGAGCGTCTGGACCGCTACCGGGCGATCCTGGAGGAGGGCTACCGGCCCAAGAACCGCCTGGGCTTCCTCGTGGATGTGATCCGGGATGACACGGGCAAGTACGAGAGGCCCCTCCGCACCAAGCGCCCACCCCGGAAGCAAGCGGCGCAGGAGGAGGAGGAGGCGCGGCGGCTGGAGGAGGAGGCCGCCCAGGAGTGGGCCGCCATGCCCCTCGAGGCCCAGATACGGCGGGCGTTGCAGGTGGCCAACCTCGTCCTCCGCTCCCGGGTGAGCGTGGGAGAGCTGGAGGACCTGGCCCGGCTCATGGAGACGGGAGCGGTGGAGCCGAGGCGGCTGGTGGAGGAGCTCAAGGAGGCCCTTGCGGCCAACAAGCTGGATGATTGGCTGGATAAATTCCGCAAAGGTCTTCCCGACTGAGGGGACCTGGGTATCGGAAGACTTGGGGTGCCCGGGAGGGCGAAAGGGGAATTTTTCCCTCCAGAAGCCCATTCATCCCCTATAGGTGAACTATCGGAAGACTTGGGGAGTTGGTATCGGAAGACTTGGGGAGTTGGCCGGTCCTGGTATCGGAAGACTTGGGGAATTGCTATCGGAAGACTTGGGGAGTTGGCACCCTCCCCTATCGGAAGACTTGGGGAGCTGGTATCGGAAGACTTGGGGAGAAAGGGGCCCTTTTATCGGAAGACTTGGGGAGTTCGCGCCCCGGAAAAGCCTTCCTCATCGCAAATGGCCTCCGCCCTGTTGATGATCAAATAAGTCGTCAAAAGAATGTGGTTTTTTGATGATTAAAAATGGTCATCAGGAACGCGGATTCATTCCTTAAAAGCTGAGCATCCGGTCATCCGTAGCTACGGTTATCCACAATTCTCCTAAGTGAAAATCTTCTCCCCATCAACAGAGAGGACACCGGGGGAGGGACCCAGCGGCTCGGGTTAACTGAGGTCAGGACTGGGCTCGGCGCATATTCCGTTTTCCCCCTCGAGCCCTCCGCGGGGTCCCGTCGCAGGCCCAGGGAGGGGTGCGGGCAAAGCGTGGTTCCATACGACGTCTTGCGCTTGGGCGCACCTATCCGGTAGGCTTCTACCATGCGCAGGGAAAGGCTGATCCCCCTCCTGGAGTGGGCCCGCAAGGAGGGCATGTCGGAGAGTCTAGCGCGGAAGTGGATTAGGGAGGGCCGGGTGGAGGCCGTTCGCCTGGGCCACTACTGGTACATCCCCGAGGTGGTGGACGGGCCCGAGCAGGGCACCCAGACCCACACCTTCTTCACCCACGCTGGGGGGGCGGGAAAGACCTCCCTGGCCCGCGACCTGGGGTTTGAGCTGGCCTCGAGGGGGTACCGGGTGCTCCTGGTGGACGCCGACCCCCAGGCCAACCTCACCGCCTGGTTGGGGGTGGACCCCAGCTCCGTGGCGGAGGAGGAGACCCTCCTCAAGGTCATCCGCCAGGACCTCCTTCCCCGCCCCAGGCAGGTGGGCCGGAACCTCTTCCTGATCCCCGCCTCGGTGAACCTGGCCGTGGGGGAGCTGGAACTAGACCGGAAGCCTCTGGGAGCCCTGGCCCTGCGCACGGCCCTGGAAAGGGTAGAGGGGGAGTACGACCTGGTGCTGGTGGACTCCCTTCCCTCCCTGGGTTCCCTGGCGGTGATGGCCGCCTTGGCGGGGGATGGCCTACTGGTTCCCGTGGAAACCGGCGCTAAGGGCATCCAGGCCCTAGGAGCGGTGGTCCAGGTGGCCAAGGAGTACCGGGAAGCCCTCCGGAAGGTGGATCCCGAAGGGGTGGCGGGCAGAAGCCACATCATCGCGGCCTTCATCCCCACCAAGTACGATGCCAGGACCCAGGGGGACAACCGCATCCTCCAGGCCCTCGGGGAGTTGGAGGACATCGCGCCCGTGGCCCCGCGCGTAGCCTACCGCCCTGGCCCTCACCGAAGGGCTACCGAAGGGCAGGTACCCATCCAGCTCACCGGGGATCGGGAGGCCGCCGAGGAGGTGGCCCAACTGGCGGACTTCCTGCTCAAGAGGGTGTTCCGCTTTGAGGAGGTGGTGGCGTGAGCGCCATCCGCGCCTACCTGAAGGGCCTGGTAGAGGAGGCCAAAAGCCCCGCCACATCCCACCTGCCCCTTTCAGCCCTCGTCCCAGAGGCCCAGCCCCGCAGGCGGTTTGAGGGCCTCGAGGCCCTCGCCGAGAGCATCCGGGAGAAGGGGGTCCTCCAGCCCCTCCTGGTGCGCCCCCTGGGGGACGGGCGGTACGCCATCGTGGCCGGGGAGAGGCGGTACCGGGCGGCCCAGATGGCGGGCCTCACCGAGGTCCCGGTCCGGGTCCTGGAGGTCTCGGAGGGAGAGGCCCGCCTCCTGGCCCTGGTGGAGAACCTAGGGCGGGAGGACCTGAACCCCTACGAGGAGACCCTGGGGGTGCTGGAGCTCCTGTCGGAAGACTTGGGGAGGCGTAGGGAAGAGGTGGTGGCCCTCCTCCATCGGATGTGGAACGAGAGGAGGGGGAGGGTTACCCATAACGTTATGGGTAGCCCCGAGGCCCAGAGGGTGGAGGAGGTCTTCCGGGCCCTGGGGCGTATGGGATGGGAGTCCTTCGTGCAAAACCGCCTCCCCCTCCTAGGGCTCCCTGGGGACCTGAGGGAGGCCCTAGAGGCGGGGGCCATCCCCTACACCGCCGCCCTGGAGCTCAAAAGGGTGAAGGATGGGGTCCTGAGGCGGGGGCTCCTGCAGGAGGCCAAGGTGGGGCTTTCCCTGAGGGAGCTCAAGGCCCGGGTGCGGGAGGCCCTGAGGCGGGAGAAGGCCCCTCCCCCCTGGCACAAGGAGGTGGCCCAGAGGCTCCTCCGGCTGGACCTCGAGGCCCTCCCCCCGGGGAAGCGGGAGGAGGTGGAGCGCCACCTCGAGGCCCTCCGCAGGCTCCTGGAGTAGGGGTGGGCCGTGGAGTTCAGGCTGGGCTCCCTCCTCACCTATCGGGACCGGTCCTGGATCCTCGCCGACCGGGAGGGCCCCCTCCTCTTCCTCCGGCCCCTGGGGGGTGGGGACGGGGACCTCCTCCCCGTGCACCTGGACCTCCTGGAGGCCCTGGGGGAGGTCCTACCCCACGAGGGGCTCTCCCCCGCCGCCTTCCCCTCTCCGCCCCTTCGCCCCTGGCCTCCCCCCAGGAGCTCCGCCTCTTCCTCCAGGGGGCGAGGCTCCTCCTCCGGGATGGGACGGCCCCCCTCCGGGGCCTCGCCCGGGTGGGGGTGCGGCCCCGGCCCTACCAGCTCGTCCCCCTCCTCATGGCCCTCCGCCTGGACCCCGTCCGCCTCCTCATCGCCGACGACGTGGGCGTGGGGAAGACCGTGGAGGCGGGCCTCGTGGCCCGGGAGCTCCTGGACCGGAAGCTGGCCAGGAGGCTGGCCGTCCTGGCCCCCCCGCACCTCCTGGACCAGTGGGCGGAGGAGCTCCGGGAGAAGTTCGCCCTGGAGCCCGTGGTGGTCTCGGCGGGGAGCCTCGCCCGCCTGGAGCGGGGGCTTGCCTCGGGGGGGAACCTCTACGGGGGCCTCCAGGCCATGGTGGCCAGCATCGACTTCCTGAAGCACGACCGCCACCGCCCCCTCTTCCTGGAGGGGGCCCCCGACCTGGTCATCGTGGACGAGGCCCACGGGGCCGTGGGCGGGCCAAGCCAGGCCCTGCAGAAGCGGTACGAGCTGGTCTGGGCCCTGGCCCAGGACCCTAGCCGCCACCTCCTCCTCCTCACCGCCACGCCCCACAGCGGCCTGCCCGAGGCCTTCGGCCGCCTCCTCGGCCTCCTCTCCCCCGAGTTCGCCGCCTGGGACCTGGCCCGCTTGGACGAGGCCAAGCGGATCCGCCTGGCGAGGCACTTCGTCCAGCGCACCCGCAAGGACATCGCCGCCACCTGGGAGGGGGCCGCCCTCTTCCCGGAGCGGGAGGTGCGCTACGAGGGCTACCGCCTCTCCCCCGAGTACCGGGCCCTCTACGAGGCCGCCTACGCCTACGCCCGGGAGGTGGTGCGGCGGAGCGAGGGCCTGGCCGAGGGCCGGCGGAGGATGCGCTGGTGGGCGGCCCTCACCCTCCTGCGGGCGGTGATGTCCAGTCCCAGGGGCGCCAGGGCCTCCCTGGAGCGCCGGGGCGCCCCCCTGGAGGAAGAGGAGGCCCTCCTGGAGCTCGCCCCCCTGGTGGCGGAACCGGCGGAGGGGGAGCCCATGGACGAGGTGCCCCAGCCCCTGCTCCACCTCGCGGAGGCCACGGGGGGGATGGAGGGGGCGGGCAGGAGGCGCCTCTCCGGGCTCAGGCGCCTGGTGGAGGCCATCACCCCCGAGAGGGACGGGAAGCTCCAGGGCCTCCTCCGGATTCTGGAGGGCCTCCTGCGGGAGGGGCACCACCCCGTGGTCTGGTGCCACTTCGTGGACACAGCGGAGTACGTGGGGGAGGCGGTGCGGGGCCGCTTCCCCGAGGCCCACGTGGCCGTGGTCACCGGGCGGATGGACGGGGAGGCCAGAAGGGAGGCGGTGGAGGCCCTCATGGAGGAGTCCCCCCGGGTCCTGGTGGCCACGGACTGCGTCTCCGAGGGGGTGAACCTGCAGCGGGGCTTCACCGCCGTGGTCCACTACGACCTCCCCTGGAACCCCAACCGCCTGGAGCAGCGGGAGGGGCGGGTGGACCGCTACGGCCAGCGGGCGCGGAGGGTGGTGGCTGTCCGCTACCGGGGCCTGGACAACCCCGTGGACGAGAAGGTGGTGGAGGTCCTCTTGAAGAAGGCGGAGGAGATCCGCAAGGCCCTTGGGGTCCACGTCCCCGTGCCCGAGGAGGAGCGGTACGTGGTGGACCGGATGGTGCGGAGCCTCTTCTACGAGGGGGCCCAGCCCCTCCTCTTCGCCGAGGCGGACCTCCTGGAGGAGCGCTGGGGGCGGGATGTGGAGCGGGAGCGGGAGAGCCGCACCCGCTTCGCCCAGCGGGCCCTCCGCCCGGAGGAGGCCCTGGGGGCCCTGGAGGAGACCGACGCCGTCCTGGGAAGCCCCGGGGAGGTGGGGGAGTTCGTCCTCCTGGGGGCGAAGCTTTTGGGCCTCGAGGTGAGGGAGCGGGGCGGGGCCTACGAGGTGCGCCCCTCCTCCTCCCTTCCCGAGTCCCTCCGGGCCCTCTTCCCCGATGCCCGGGGCAGGGAGCGCTCCCTCCTCCTGGCCTTCACGGACCCGCCCCCCGAGGGGGCCGCCTTCGCCGGGCGCACCCATCCCCTGGTGGTGGCCCTGGCCCGCCACTTTCTGGAGGAGGCCCTCCAGGGGAAGCGGGGGCGCTACGCAGCGAGGCGGGTGGCGGGCATCGGACGGGCCCACTACCTCTTCCTCCTCAGGTCCCGCTTCCTCCTCAAGGAGCGGGGGGGCGAGGTCCTCGGGGAGGAG encodes:
- a CDS encoding replication initiator protein A; the protein is MARRRSKDTPPLLDLKEPRQFDEANAARLGLISIQERIPEGYASWEEEFEVLGKPVKLACYASPSVGGVPHGLDNEVSLALIALYLNAGSPPDGTFTTTAYQILKLMGFDTSGYYYRALKESLLRLTTATYVLSEAWRADGRWQSVTFRYVDKLEFTSSREGRLDRSSVIRITLAKEIVRSLQNRYTKPIDIEFMASLKRPLSRALYRLLDAQRLSPEHQEPLDRLEVRLMEWAAACKIVHKRPDKVRRTLEPAHRELLERRYLRSVEYVGRGQHQAIVYVFGEEAGGIPDAEAVNLLVAEGLSFTSAYSLARRYPLAHIRERLDRYRAILEEGYRPKNRLGFLVDVIRDDTGKYERPLRTKRPPRKQAAQEEEEARRLEEEAAQEWAAMPLEAQIRRALQVANLVLRSRVSVGELEDLARLMETGAVEPRRLVEELKEALAANKLDDWLDKFRKGLPD
- a CDS encoding ParA family protein encodes the protein MRRERLIPLLEWARKEGMSESLARKWIREGRVEAVRLGHYWYIPEVVDGPEQGTQTHTFFTHAGGAGKTSLARDLGFELASRGYRVLLVDADPQANLTAWLGVDPSSVAEEETLLKVIRQDLLPRPRQVGRNLFLIPASVNLAVGELELDRKPLGALALRTALERVEGEYDLVLVDSLPSLGSLAVMAALAGDGLLVPVETGAKGIQALGAVVQVAKEYREALRKVDPEGVAGRSHIIAAFIPTKYDARTQGDNRILQALGELEDIAPVAPRVAYRPGPHRRATEGQVPIQLTGDREAAEEVAQLADFLLKRVFRFEEVVA
- a CDS encoding ParB/RepB/Spo0J family partition protein; this encodes MSAIRAYLKGLVEEAKSPATSHLPLSALVPEAQPRRRFEGLEALAESIREKGVLQPLLVRPLGDGRYAIVAGERRYRAAQMAGLTEVPVRVLEVSEGEARLLALVENLGREDLNPYEETLGVLELLSEDLGRRREEVVALLHRMWNERRGRVTHNVMGSPEAQRVEEVFRALGRMGWESFVQNRLPLLGLPGDLREALEAGAIPYTAALELKRVKDGVLRRGLLQEAKVGLSLRELKARVREALRREKAPPPWHKEVAQRLLRLDLEALPPGKREEVERHLEALRRLLE
- a CDS encoding helicase-related protein, whose translation is MRPRPYQLVPLLMALRLDPVRLLIADDVGVGKTVEAGLVARELLDRKLARRLAVLAPPHLLDQWAEELREKFALEPVVVSAGSLARLERGLASGGNLYGGLQAMVASIDFLKHDRHRPLFLEGAPDLVIVDEAHGAVGGPSQALQKRYELVWALAQDPSRHLLLLTATPHSGLPEAFGRLLGLLSPEFAAWDLARLDEAKRIRLARHFVQRTRKDIAATWEGAALFPEREVRYEGYRLSPEYRALYEAAYAYAREVVRRSEGLAEGRRRMRWWAALTLLRAVMSSPRGARASLERRGAPLEEEEALLELAPLVAEPAEGEPMDEVPQPLLHLAEATGGMEGAGRRRLSGLRRLVEAITPERDGKLQGLLRILEGLLREGHHPVVWCHFVDTAEYVGEAVRGRFPEAHVAVVTGRMDGEARREAVEALMEESPRVLVATDCVSEGVNLQRGFTAVVHYDLPWNPNRLEQREGRVDRYGQRARRVVAVRYRGLDNPVDEKVVEVLLKKAEEIRKALGVHVPVPEEERYVVDRMVRSLFYEGAQPLLFAEADLLEERWGRDVERERESRTRFAQRALRPEEALGALEETDAVLGSPGEVGEFVLLGAKLLGLEVRERGGAYEVRPSSSLPESLRALFPDARGRERSLLLAFTDPPPEGAAFAGRTHPLVVALARHFLEEALQGKRGRYAARRVAGIGRAHYLFLLRSRFLLKERGGEVLGEEVDLLGLGPEGLLPREEVRALVELEAAGNVFAEEAQELLALALKRYEEARGEVEGYLWRRAEAIREAHRALRRAARERVGDLAVEPVPPPDLLGVLVLVPQV